Proteins encoded by one window of Lathyrus oleraceus cultivar Zhongwan6 chromosome 1, CAAS_Psat_ZW6_1.0, whole genome shotgun sequence:
- the LOC127101500 gene encoding uncharacterized protein LOC127101500, translating into MDSRRRNTHQFRFKCPKLKELRKLGSLRACPSDFKDRYGRILTMLSTNVEDGVLNTVVQFYDSAHRCFTFPDYHLAPTLKEYFYYIGLPVSDQISFSGLPIKFLMKKAVTLASVRSMVAFEVVLTLLIYGIVLFPNVDNFVGIDIIHIFLIRNPVPTLLVDTYYSIHDRTEKSGGIVMCCAPLLYKWSISHLPQSSLFKDKKKCLRWSQRIMSLTNADVTWYSRVYDDVKIIDSCGFFIQEGVYSKGLKDKIVNALHKIHRKGKDELGNKDCVSLESYTQWMQARATKIMMPYPPEEPLFPKVIGHTLVPG; encoded by the exons ATGGACTCTAGAAGGAGAAACACTCACCAATTCCGTTTCAAATGTCCTAAactgaaagagttaaggaagctaggATCTTTGAGGGCTTGTCCTTCTGATTTCAAAGACCGGTATGGAAGAATTCTGACTATGTTGAGTACTAATGTAGAAGACGGAGTTCTTAACACCGTGGTCCAATTTTATGATTCAGCGCATAGGtgtttcactttccctgattatcatCTTGCACCTACTTTGAAGGAGTATTTCTATTACATAGGCTTGCCTGTATCAGATCAGATATCGTTCAGTG GTCTACCTATTAAGTTCTTGATGAAGAAGGCTGTTACTCTTGCTAGTGTTAGGAGTATGGTTGCTTTCGAAGTTGTTCTCACTTTGCTTATCTATGGCATagtcttgttccctaatgttgaCAACTTTGTGGGCATCGATATTATCCATATTTTTCTCATTCGAAATCCAGTTCCTACTTTGCTCGTAGATACATATTATTCTATCCATGACAGAACAGAGAAGAGTGGAGGAATTGTTATGTGTTGTGCACCTTTACTGTACAAGTGGTCTATTTCGCATTTGCCGCAGTCCAGCTTATTCAAGGATAAAAAGAAATgtttaaggtggtctcagaggatcatgtctctcaccaatgcAGATGTGACGTGGTATTCTAGAGTTTATGATGACGTGAagattattgacagttgtg GGTTCTTCATTCAAGAAGGTGTTTATAGCAAGGGATTGAAGGATAAGATAGTCAACGCCTTGCATAAGATTCACCGAAAAGGAAAGGATGAATTAGGAAACAAAGATTGTGTTTCCTTGGAGTCGTACACTCAGTGGATGCAAGCAAGAGCTACTAAGATCATGATGCCTTATCCTCCTGAAGAACCTTTGTTCCCTAAAGTCATAGGACATACTCTTGTTCCAGGTTAA